In Rhodococcus qingshengii JCM 15477, the sequence ACCTCCTTCTCCGTCTCATCCCAGAACCACTCGTCGGCGTCGGGAATCTCGTCGAGTTCTACGAGCAGTCCGAGATCACCGGGATGAAGTTGGACGATCCGGTGACCGTAGGCCTCGAGATCTGCCACCGTCCGAACATCGGCCGCAGCTGCACGTTCCAGATAGGGCTCGATGTTCGAAACCTGGATCGAGAGTGCATAGCCGCCCTCCCCTCCGCCCTTGCGGATCCATCTCGCCAGCGAGACCTTCTCGTCGAGCGGCGCGACGATCTCGAGAAATGCCTGCGGCCCGACGGCCAAGGTCTCGTCGGCCAAACCGATGTCTTCGAGCAGTGGATCCGCGAATCCTGGTGCCAGATTCAATGCTTCGCGCAATTGGTGACCGGTCTTGTCCACGTCTCGTGCACCGATCACCACCTGTCGCAGGATCTCCCACGTGCCCGCGTCGTGCGTGCCCGTCACAGTCCGACCGCTTCGGCGGCGGTGTCGGCACTCTGCCAGCGTCGGAGCTCGGCGCCCGGAGCCCACGTCGAGTGCGTACCACTCGAAATTCGTTCGGGAAGGCGAAGTTTACACAACGGTCCGTCTCCGACGCGGGCAGCGTCGAAGATCAAGCAGAAGGACGCATCCTCGTTCATGTCAGTGGTCAACGTGATGAGATAGCCGTCGTCTTCGGCGGTACCACCCACGCGCGGCGCCATCGAAGTCTCGCTGCCGTACACACCGTCACCGAAGGAGAATCGTTCCTCGTTGCCCGTCAGCAGGTCGTGTTTGACCAAGCCGTCGAACAGGAACCACGACGGTTTACCAGAAGCCGCATAGGCGTATCGGTACTTCTCGCCCGCGAAATTCCCGTTCATCATGCCGAATTCGGTGATCGAGTCACTGAGTTGCTCTTCACGCGTGACTCCGGTGACCAGGTTCAAACGCCAGCGGTGAAGCCGGGTCTGCATACGATCGAGAGCGAGGAAACGGAAGGCGCGCTCCCACTGATTGCCCATACCGTTGTCCGACGGTTCCGGATCGCCCTGGTAGAAACCGTCCAGAACAATCTCGTCGCCCTCTTCGTAGGCGTTCACGAAGTGCAGGACATAGGTCGGATCGGCTTCGAACCACTTGATGTCAGAGGTATTTCCGCGGCGTGGGATGACTCCGAGACGCAGCGGGATATCGGGATGGAAATTCGCGACGTGCGCGCCCTTCTCCAGCAGAACCGGATCCCAGAACAAGGGGCAGTCGTTGAGGATCGCGTAGTTCTCCGTGAAGGCCATGTCGTGCGGCAAGCGCGGACCGGGAAGTGGGACGTCGACGTAGTGGACCAACTCGTTGGCCGAGTCCACGACGCCGTAGTGCATGTACGGCGCTTCCTTGCTGTAGTTGAAGAACAGCATTTCTCCGGTCTTGTCGTCCACCTTCGGATGCGCGGACACACCCCATTCGAAGGGGAACTTGCCGTTCCAGCTTTCCTTGCCGAGTGTCTCCGCCGACATCGGATCGAGACGATACAGATCTCCGCACTGGTAGAAGCTGGTGAGAGCAGTCCCCCGGTGAACGACGACGTCGGTGCTGGACGCGTCCTTCATACGGGTGCGCGCACCCTTGCCGCCCTCGGGGCGACTGAGTTTGGGAGACTCGGCAAGCCCGGCCCACAACGCAGCGCCGGCGTCCTGCTCGGCCGCCAAGCCGTCGGTACGTACGAATCGGTTGCGGTAGAACGACTCTCCGTCGCGAAAGCCCACGATGTGAATCATGCCGTCACCGTCGAAGGGGTGATACGCCTTCATCGAGGGATGGAGCGGATTCTCGGTGTTACGCAGGTAGACACCGTCGAGGTCTTTCGGAACCTCACCGAATACGACTTCGAGGTTGTCCGCTTTGAACTCGGTGGTCTGGGGTTGCCACGGGCCGGTGCGATACGGGTGATCGTCATCGGCGGGAAGGGTGGACAACAACTTGCCTACGATTTCGACGTCCATGGAATTCTCTTTTCGACTGATGGGGAAAGGCTGGACTGCACTTTCAGGAAACTGCGTCGACGACAAAACTGACGGTGGTGGCCGTACTTCCACCGAAGTTGAGCGTCGCAAAGCGGCTCGCACCCTCGACTTGGAAACCGCCGGCCGTTCCCGTCACCTGATGGGCCGCGTCGAGAAGCATTCGGACACCACTGGCACCCACCGGATGACCACCGCCGATCAGACCGCCGCTGGGGTTGATCGGTAGCTTGCCGCCCATGGCGATGTCACCACTCTCGATGGCTTTCCACGACTCGCCGGGTGCGGTCAGACCGATGTGGTCGATCGCGAGATACTCACTCGCCGTGAAACAATCATGTGTTTCGATCCCGTCTATCCCGGCCAGGTCGACTCCGGCCCGGGAGAAGGCACCCATCACCGAATCCCGAACGTGTGGCATCACGTAGGGATTATCGGCGTCGCGGGCCAGCTTCTGCTCGAGACCTAAACCAACAGTCCGATGACCCCAGCCCGCGATGTGGGCCAGCGGAGTCGCCGCAGCACCAGGGTGTTCACGCAGGTACTTGTCCGTCACCAGCACCACCCCGGCGCCACCGTCGGTCACCTGGCTGCAATCGAATCGTCGAACACCGCCTTCCACAACAGGATTGGTGGCGTCGTCGCCGCCTGCATTCCCGAGCAGATCGGGTACCGCCCAACCGCGTGTCTGCGCGTTGGGGTTGTTCTTCGCGTTTGCGAAGTTGATCTGCGAGATCGTGCGAAGGTGAGATTCGTCGATCCCGTAACGCCGCCCGTACTCCTTCGACACACGGTCGAACATGTACGGCCACATGAATTTTGCTTCCTGACCTTCGTGTCCGACCCAGGCTGCAGCGCCCAGATGGCCGGCCGCGTCATCACCCGGAACCGTCTTCTCCAGTTCGATACCCATCACCAGAGCCGCGTCGTAGTTGCCGGCGCGCAGGTCTGCCATCGCTGCAAGTACAGCGATACTGCCCGATGCGCACGCCGCCTCGTGCCGAGACGAGGGCACACCCCACAGGTCTGGATGCACGGTGGCGGGCATCGCGCCCAGCTGACCTTGGCCGGCAAACAATTGCCCGAAGGCATTACCGACGTGGATCACCTCTATGTCGGTGGCAGGAACCTTCGCCGCGTCCAGGGTGTGGTTCACCACCTCTTCGGCAAGGTTCGCGAAATCGAGTTCCTCACGGGTGAAGTTCCGTGCGAAGTCGGATTGGTACCCGCCGAGAATCCAAATGTTCGAAACAGTCATGACCTCTCCCCTTGCCGATCCGGCCTCGGTGACGTCACCGAGATACCCGCGCAACGGCGGTTGTAATTTCACCGCAACCGTACTACAACTAGCAGAGTAACTCTACTAATTGAAGGGTTGAAAATGACTGATGCTTTTGTCCTCGACTACGTGCGCACGCCGCGCGGTCGAGCATCGGCGCGAGGCGCCCTCCACGAACACAGCCCCGTGGACCTTGTCGTCCATCTGGCCAAGGCTCTGCAGGGTAGAACGAACCTCGCCGCAGAACAGATCGACGACGTCGTTCTCGGTTGCGCATCGCAGGTGGACGAGCAGGGCGCGAACATCGCGAGAACTGCCGCACTCCTTGCCGGTTGGGGCGACTCCGTCCCCGGCGCAACCCTCAATCGATTCTGCGCATCCGGCGTCGACGCAGTCGGCCAGAGCGCGGCCCGCATTCGCGGCGACGACGTGTCCCTCGTCGTGGCCGGTGGCGTCGAAAGCGTCTCCCGGACTCCGATGTTCAGTGATCGCGGACCGCTGTGGACCGATCCGGCAACTATCGCGCAGATCGGTTCCATCCATATGGGTATTGCCGCCGACTTGAATGCCACGATCGAGGGGTACTCCCGCGACGAGTTGGATGCGTACGGCGTCGAAACCCAACACAAGGCTGCCGAGGCCTGGCGCAACGGCGCATTCGAGCGGTCCGTTGTGCCTGTCCCCGGCAGAAACGGAGAAGCGGGAACAGCCCACGACGAACTGGTCAGGGCAGAGACGACGGCAGAGGGACTCGCAGCGCTGCCTGCCGCCTTCGAAGGGCTCGGCGCCGCCGGTCAGGATGCACTCGCGCTCGCCGCCTACCCTGAGGTCGGCAAGATCGAACACCTGCACACCGTCGGATCCTCTCCCGCCATGGCCGACGGCGCAGCGCTCCTACTCCTCGGATCCGAGAAAGCCGCGGCGAGAGCCGGCTTGACCCCTCGCGCACGGATCATCGGATCCGCCTCGACTTCGGTGAATCCGGTCCTCATGCTCACTGCGGGCCAGAGCGCCGTGGAGGCAGTCATCGCGCGAGCCGGGCTTCGTCCACAGGACATCGACGTGTTCGAGTTCGCAGAGGCGTTCTCCGCACTCTGCCTACGGTTCCGCCGCGATCTTGACGCCGGGCCGGACCGCATGAACCCCAACGGAGGCACGATGGCGATGGGCCATGCATTCGGCGCCACCGGAGCAATTCTCGTCGGCGCATGTGTCGACGAACTGGTACGGAGCGACGGACGCTACGGTGTGGCCGCGGTCAGCGGCGCCGCCGGTGTCGGAGTCGCGGTGCTCGTCGAACGGATCGCCTCATGACCGTCAGTTCACTCTCTGGCCGCGTTGCCGTCGTCACGGGAGGGGGTAAGGGCCTCGGCCGTGCCGTCGCACTGCATCTCGCGAGCCGAGGGGTCACGGTGATCGTCAACAATCGAAATCGCACACTCGATTCGAGCGGCCGAGGCCCTGCAGATCAGGTTGTCGACGAAATCCTCGAAGCCGGTGGACAGGCCGTCGCCAACCACGACGACGTCACCGACCCCGAGGTCGGCCGAAAGTTGGTGGACGACGCTCTCACTCGGTTCGGACGACTCGACTTCTGCATCACCAGCGCCGCGGTCAGCGGTCCACAGATGCTTCATCGCACCACCGCCGAGAACCTCAGCACCGTCATCACGACAAACGTCGTCGGAACCGCACTGGTCGCCGCCGAAGCCTCCCGAGTGATGCGCGAAGCCGGATTCGGGCGCATCGTGATGATTGCCTCGACCGCAGGACTGCACGGAGAACCCACCGTGTCCGCCTACGCCGCCAGTAAGGGTGCCGTCATCGCACTGGGCCGCACCGCGGCCGGCGAAGGCGCGAGTCGCAATGTGTTCACCAATGTCGTACTGCCCTATGCCACTACGCAGATGACCGAGTCCGGAATGGACCCACGATTCATCGACATCATGGGGGCCGACCTGGTAGCCCCGGTGGTCACCGCCCTCGTCGATCCCGAGTCCACGACCAACGGGCAGGTGATCGTCACCGCAGGTAACGGAGTGCGTTCGGCCGACGCCGTCGAGGGCTCGACCGAATTCTTGCCCACCACCACAGAACTCGATGCCAAAGCGCTCGACGCACTGCTCGTGACCAGCCGGCTCGGCACTCCTCACACCTATCCGAGCGCACAGGAAGCCTTCGCGGACTTCGCTTCCGAACTGCTCGACCACCACAATCAGAAAGCGCGCGCATGACCGACATCCCACTGGGCGATCTTGCACTGAACTTCGGTGTGAGCGCACTCGCCGTGCTCGTCTTCATCGCAGTCGTGATGGCCGTAGCCATCCGCATGAACAATCACTCGATCATCGACATCTGTTGGGGGCCTGGCTTTGCCGTCGTCGCCGCCGTCTCGTACCTGACGTCCATCGGATCGGACGGCAACGATCTGCGTCGCCTCGTCGTGCTGGCACTGACCGTGGTGTGGGGAATGCGACTCGGCCTCTACATCGGCTTCCGAAACCGTGGGCACGGGCAGGACAAGCGCTACACTGCCCTGCTCAAACATCAACAGGGACCGCTGGTTCCGTTCCTGATTCGCAAAATTTACGGCCTCCAGGGCGTCCTCATTCTCGTGGTGTCGCTGCCCGTCCAGTTCGCGATGTACGAGTTTCGCGCCCTCGGAGTCCTCGGCGCGATCGGCATCGCGGTCTGGACCGTCGGCTTCGTCTTCGAATCGGTTGGAGACTACCAACTTTCCCGCTTCAAAGCTGATCCGGCCAATGCCGGGAAGGTGATGGACCGTGGGCTCTGGGCCTGGACCCGCCATCCCAACTATTTCGGTGATGCATGCGTCTGGGTCGGACTGTTCATCCTCGCGCTTGGTGATCCATTGGCGCTGATCACGATCGTCTCTCCGATCGTCATGATCAAACTGCTGGTGAGCTACAGCGGTAAGGCCCTTCTCGAACGCGGCATGCGCAAGAGCAAGGGGCAGGCCTACGACGACTACGTCGCCCGGACCAGCGGATTCTTACCTCGTCCACCCCGTCCGACACGAAACCACGCGTCGTGAGCGCCCCCACGAGTGGTCTCGCCGACGTCTTCGATCTGGAATCGACCGGCCCGGACCGGTGGCAGGGGTCGAACGACGGCGTTCGTCTACCTCAATTGTTCGGCGGCCAACTGGTAGCCCAGTCGATTCTCGCAGCCGGGCACACGGTTACCGACGGCAAAGCGATCAGTTCCGTCCACACCCACTTCCTTCGCCCGGGATCGACGGAGCATGCAACCGAGTTCTCGGTAGATCGACTTCGGGATGGAAAACGCCTGTCCACCAGAGGCGTCGACGTCCACCAGGACGGACGACTCGTCTGCCGTTCCACGGTCTCTGCCTCCTCGATCGACGAGGGCATCACTCACAGTCGCGCAGTACCTACCGCACTCCCGCCCACTGAGTGCGTGACGTTGCAAGAGTTGGCCGAGGCAGACGGTGGGTTGGGTGAGGTGTGGGAGGAGTTCTCCGCCATCGAGATTCGTGTGTCCCCCATCGATTCGCAGTCCCCCACGACGCATTCGGCGGCGCCTCCGCGCAACATCTGGATGCGTTCGGCTCAGCGGCTGAGCGACGATCCGCTGATTCACGTGGCTGCTCTCGCCTATGCCAGTGATCTGATGCTGATGGCAACCGCGCTGACTCCGCACGGCTACGACATCGGGCAGGAGCACTCGCTCGACACGGACTGGACTGGTGTGTCCCTCGATCACACGATGTGGTTTCAACGCCCTGTGCGGGCGGACGAGTGGCTACTCTTCGAGCACTCGACCCCCACAGCTCACACCGGCAGAGCAGTAGTGAATGCGGCGGTCTTCGATCGATCCGGACTCCAGATCTGCCAGATCACTCAGGAAGCGTTACTCATTGCCCGCACCGAGTGATTCCCAACTCTTTCTGCAGACCATTCGGTACGGTCTCGCGGTGCCGCAGGGTGCGCGGCCTATGATTTCGGGGTGGTACGAGTGAATGCAGCCGGATCTTCGACACCCACCGCGTCGGCGGGCGTCACCGAGTTGCCTGCCGGCGGTCCGAACGCACTGGCCGTCACGCTCGGGTTGTTGGGGGACGAGTGGAACCTCTGGATTCTGCGATTCGCCCTGTTGGGGTCGCGGCGATACAACGACTGGCTCGCCCTCGGGGGAATCTCCAACTCCGTATTGTCCTCACGGTTGGCGGTCCTGACGGCCGGCGGAATGCTCGAGCGTCGTGAGTATCAGCAGAACCCGCCCAGGCACGAATACTCGGTCACCCGCAAAGGGCAGTCGA encodes:
- a CDS encoding carotenoid oxygenase family protein, producing the protein MDVEIVGKLLSTLPADDDHPYRTGPWQPQTTEFKADNLEVVFGEVPKDLDGVYLRNTENPLHPSMKAYHPFDGDGMIHIVGFRDGESFYRNRFVRTDGLAAEQDAGAALWAGLAESPKLSRPEGGKGARTRMKDASSTDVVVHRGTALTSFYQCGDLYRLDPMSAETLGKESWNGKFPFEWGVSAHPKVDDKTGEMLFFNYSKEAPYMHYGVVDSANELVHYVDVPLPGPRLPHDMAFTENYAILNDCPLFWDPVLLEKGAHVANFHPDIPLRLGVIPRRGNTSDIKWFEADPTYVLHFVNAYEEGDEIVLDGFYQGDPEPSDNGMGNQWERAFRFLALDRMQTRLHRWRLNLVTGVTREEQLSDSITEFGMMNGNFAGEKYRYAYAASGKPSWFLFDGLVKHDLLTGNEERFSFGDGVYGSETSMAPRVGGTAEDDGYLITLTTDMNEDASFCLIFDAARVGDGPLCKLRLPERISSGTHSTWAPGAELRRWQSADTAAEAVGL
- a CDS encoding acetyl-CoA acetyltransferase, yielding MTVSNIWILGGYQSDFARNFTREELDFANLAEEVVNHTLDAAKVPATDIEVIHVGNAFGQLFAGQGQLGAMPATVHPDLWGVPSSRHEAACASGSIAVLAAMADLRAGNYDAALVMGIELEKTVPGDDAAGHLGAAAWVGHEGQEAKFMWPYMFDRVSKEYGRRYGIDESHLRTISQINFANAKNNPNAQTRGWAVPDLLGNAGGDDATNPVVEGGVRRFDCSQVTDGGAGVVLVTDKYLREHPGAAATPLAHIAGWGHRTVGLGLEQKLARDADNPYVMPHVRDSVMGAFSRAGVDLAGIDGIETHDCFTASEYLAIDHIGLTAPGESWKAIESGDIAMGGKLPINPSGGLIGGGHPVGASGVRMLLDAAHQVTGTAGGFQVEGASRFATLNFGGSTATTVSFVVDAVS
- a CDS encoding acetyl-CoA C-acyltransferase, producing MTDAFVLDYVRTPRGRASARGALHEHSPVDLVVHLAKALQGRTNLAAEQIDDVVLGCASQVDEQGANIARTAALLAGWGDSVPGATLNRFCASGVDAVGQSAARIRGDDVSLVVAGGVESVSRTPMFSDRGPLWTDPATIAQIGSIHMGIAADLNATIEGYSRDELDAYGVETQHKAAEAWRNGAFERSVVPVPGRNGEAGTAHDELVRAETTAEGLAALPAAFEGLGAAGQDALALAAYPEVGKIEHLHTVGSSPAMADGAALLLLGSEKAAARAGLTPRARIIGSASTSVNPVLMLTAGQSAVEAVIARAGLRPQDIDVFEFAEAFSALCLRFRRDLDAGPDRMNPNGGTMAMGHAFGATGAILVGACVDELVRSDGRYGVAAVSGAAGVGVAVLVERIAS
- a CDS encoding SDR family NAD(P)-dependent oxidoreductase, encoding MTVSSLSGRVAVVTGGGKGLGRAVALHLASRGVTVIVNNRNRTLDSSGRGPADQVVDEILEAGGQAVANHDDVTDPEVGRKLVDDALTRFGRLDFCITSAAVSGPQMLHRTTAENLSTVITTNVVGTALVAAEASRVMREAGFGRIVMIASTAGLHGEPTVSAYAASKGAVIALGRTAAGEGASRNVFTNVVLPYATTQMTESGMDPRFIDIMGADLVAPVVTALVDPESTTNGQVIVTAGNGVRSADAVEGSTEFLPTTTELDAKALDALLVTSRLGTPHTYPSAQEAFADFASELLDHHNQKARA
- a CDS encoding DUF1295 domain-containing protein — encoded protein: MTDIPLGDLALNFGVSALAVLVFIAVVMAVAIRMNNHSIIDICWGPGFAVVAAVSYLTSIGSDGNDLRRLVVLALTVVWGMRLGLYIGFRNRGHGQDKRYTALLKHQQGPLVPFLIRKIYGLQGVLILVVSLPVQFAMYEFRALGVLGAIGIAVWTVGFVFESVGDYQLSRFKADPANAGKVMDRGLWAWTRHPNYFGDACVWVGLFILALGDPLALITIVSPIVMIKLLVSYSGKALLERGMRKSKGQAYDDYVARTSGFLPRPPRPTRNHAS
- a CDS encoding acyl-CoA thioesterase, which translates into the protein MSAPTSGLADVFDLESTGPDRWQGSNDGVRLPQLFGGQLVAQSILAAGHTVTDGKAISSVHTHFLRPGSTEHATEFSVDRLRDGKRLSTRGVDVHQDGRLVCRSTVSASSIDEGITHSRAVPTALPPTECVTLQELAEADGGLGEVWEEFSAIEIRVSPIDSQSPTTHSAAPPRNIWMRSAQRLSDDPLIHVAALAYASDLMLMATALTPHGYDIGQEHSLDTDWTGVSLDHTMWFQRPVRADEWLLFEHSTPTAHTGRAVVNAAVFDRSGLQICQITQEALLIARTE